DNA sequence from the Brachybacterium sp. P6-10-X1 genome:
GTCTACACCGGCAAGGGCGCGCTGAGCTGGATGGTGGATCTCGATGCCTGGGCGGACGAGATGCATCGCCTGCTGCGACCGGGCGGTCATCTGTTCGTCTACGAGGGGCACCCGCTGGTCCCGCTGTGGGCGTGGGACGCCGACGAGGCGCGGGTGCGGTCGGATCGCAGCTACTTCGCCGACACCCACGTCAACGACACGTTCCCCACCCGCGGAGCGACCGAGCATCAGCGCACCCTCGCCGAGATGGTGATGACGGTGACGAGGGCCGGCTTCGAGCTGCTGCACCTGGCCGAGCATCCCGATCCGTTCTGGCGGCCCGACGATGCGCCCCCGGCCGTGGCCTGGGACGGCCGTCTGCCGAATGCGATCAGCCTGCTGGCGAGGCGGACGCGTTGAGCGCCGCCCGGCGCTGCCAGAACACGACAGCGCTGGCCGCGGCCACGTTCAAGGAGTCCACGCCCCCGGCCATGGGGATCACGACGTGCTCATCGACCGCGCGCAGCGTGGCCGGCTTCAGGCCGTGGCCCTCCGCGCCGAGGACGACGGCGACCTTGCGATCCGGCCCCAGGTCGATCCGATCCAGCGGGACGGCGCCGTCGGTGAGAGCGAGGGCGAGCACGTCGAAACCCGCCTCGTGCAGCAGGTCCACGCCGCCGGACGGCCAGGCTTCCAGGCGCGTCCACGACACCTGGAACACCGTGCCCATCGAGACCCGGATCGAGCGGCGGTAGAGCGGATCCGCGCACTGCGGGGTCACCAGCACGGCGTCGACACCGAGCGCCGCTGCGGAGCGGAACATGGCGCCGACGTTCGTGTGGTCGACGATGTCCTCGATGACTGCCACGGTGCGGGCGGTGCGCAGCACCTCCGCCACCTCGGGCAGCACCGGCCGCTGCATCGCCGCGAGCGCCCCGCGGTGCAGCCGGAAGCCTGTCAACTGCTCGATGAGCGGTTCCTCCCCCACGTACACCGGCACGTCGGGGAAGCGCGAGTACAGCGGCGCGAACTTCTCGAGCCACTTCTCACTCATGAGGAAGGAGCGCGGGGCCATCCCGGCGTCGATCGCCCGGGAGATCACCTCGTAGCTCTCGGCCATGAACAGGCCGCGCTCGACTTCGACGCGCGAGCGCAGCCGCACGTCGGTCATGCGCAGGAAGTCGTCGAGGGCGGGATCCGCGAGGTCGGTGATCTCGATGATCTGGCGTGGCGGTCCCGGTGCGGGGTCGTGCTCCACCGCCGGATCAGCTCAGAGACAACGAGCGGGCGGTGTAGCGGTCGCCGCGCTGCTCGACGACGAGCGGCAGCCCGAAGGTGGTGGTGAGGTTCTGGGAGGTGAGGGTCTCCTCGATCGGGCCGGCGGCGACGACCCCGCCCTCGCGCAGCAGGGCCACGTGGGTGTAGCCCGGCGGGATCTCCTCGACATGGTGGGTGACCAGCACGGTCACGGGCGTCGCGGGATCCTTCGCCAGCCGCCCCAGCGTCCGCACCAGCGACTCGCGCCCGCCCAGGTCGAGCCCGGCGGCCGGCTCGTCCAGCAGCAGCAGCTCGGGGTCGGTCATCAGCGCACGGGCGGCGAGAACGCGCTTGCGCTCCCCGGTGGACAGGGTGGCGAACATGCGGGAGGCGAGGTCGCCGACGCCGAAGGCGGCCAGCAGGGTGCGCGCCCGGTCGAGGTCGAGCTCGTCGTACTCCTCGCGCCAGCGGCCGACGACGCCGTACCCGGCGGTGACCACGACGTTCTCGGCAGTCTCCTCGGCGGGGATGGTCTCGGCGAGCTCCTGGCTGGCCAGGCCGATCATGGGGCGCAGCTCGAAGATGTCGACCTTGCCGAGCCGCTCGCCGATGATGTCGACGGTGCCGGAGGTGGGATGCATGCGGGCGGCCAGCAGCCGCACCAGCGTGGATTTCCCGGCCCCGTTCGGCCCGAGCACCGCCCACCGCTCACCCTCGGAGATCTCCAGGGAGACGGCATCGAGAATGCTCTGCCCGCTGCGGCGGACGACGACATCGGTCAGTGTGGCTGCTGCGACGGACATGGGCCGAGCCTATCGTCACCGGCCACCCTCCCGGGACCGCGGCCCGCCCTAGACTGGACGGGCTCGAAGCCGCTGCTGAGGAGGTCGCCGTGCCCCGCCGTCCCGTCTCCCTGCATGCTCCGCGCGGTTCCGTCGCGGCCGACGTGATCCGGGAGGGCATCGACGCCCTGCTGGCCGAGGAGGCGCAGGACGTGCCTCTCGAGTTCCCCGCCGAGGCGCTGGTGGAGGCCGAACGGGCCGCCGCCCGTGAGCTGGCCACCGCCGACCGCACGGACCGCACCGACGTCCCCTTCGTGACCCTGGACCCGGCGACCTCCACCGACCTCGACCAGGCGATGCATCTCGAGCGGACCGAGGACGGCTACCGCGTGCTGTACGCGATCGCCGACGTCCCCTGGTTCGTGGGGCTGGACAGCGCGCTGGACAGAGAGGCGCGGCGACGCGGGGAGACCCTCTACCTGCCCGACCGGCGGATCCCGCTGCACCCGGAGACGCTCTCCGAGGGCGTCGCCTCGCTGCTGCCGGAGCAGATCACGCCCGCCTTCGTCTGGACGCTCGACCTGGACTCAGCCGGTGCGGTCCGTGCGATCGACCTCGAGCGCTCCCGCGTCCGCTCGGTCCGCAAGCTCGCCTACGACCAGGTTCAGGCCGATCTCGACGGAGGTCAGGGGCATCCGATGATGGTCCTGCTGCAGGAGATCGGTGCCCTGCGCGCCGAGCGCGAGATCGCCCGGGGCGGGGCGAGCCTGAACGTGCCCGAGCAGGAGGTGGTGGCCGACGGGGACCTGGTGCGACTGAGCTGGCGCCGTCCGGCCCCGATCGAGGACGCCAACGCCCAGATCTCCCTGATGACGGGGATGGCCGCCGCCGACCTCATGCTCGCGTCCGGCGCCGGGATCCTGCGCACGCTGCCCCCGGCCGATCAGCAGGCGATCGACCGTTTCCGCCGGCAGGCCGACGTGCTGGGCATCCCGTGGCCGAGGGACCGGACCTACGGCGCCTTCCTGCGCGAGCTGGACTGGCACGAACCCGCCCACCTCGCCTTGCTCAACCACGCCACCGCCCTCTTCCGCGGCGCCGCCTATGCGGCGTTCACGAGCCCGCAGGAGGTGCCCGAGGACTCGGCCCAGGCCGCGATCGCCGCCCCCTACGCGCACACTACGGCGCCCTTGCGCCGCCTCGTGGACCGCTTCGTGCTGCTGGTCTGCCATGCCCACGCCCAGGGGCAGAGCCCCACACCGCAGCTGCTGGCGGCGCTCGGCGAGATCCCCGAGGCGATGCGGGCCACCGGCGCACGGGCCGGGACCCTCGAACGTCGTGCGCTCGACCTGGTGGAGACCGCGGCCCTGGTGACCTGGGAGGGGGAGACCTTCACGGCGACGGTGATCGAGCGCCGTGAGCCGGGCGAGCCCGAGACGGGCGGCGGTGCGCCGACCCGGGTCGAGGTCCAGTTGACCGATCCGCCGGTGACGGCATGGGTCCCGATGGACGCCTGGCCGGGCGACGTGGTCCGGGTGAGGCTCGAATCCGTCGACCCCGCACGGCGTCGTGCCGTGTTCGTCGCGGCCCGCGAGGAGGCCGCATGAGCGAGGCCGCCGCGGGACGGGACCTCGTCGCGCTCCCCCGGGCTGCCGTGCTGATGCTGTGGGCTTCCGCCTACCTCCGCGGCGATCTCGGGCCCGACGACGCCGCCGAGATGAGCCACGGCGTCGGCCGCAGCGGCCCCAGCGGCGAAGGCGAGGACCTGTTCACGTGGATGACCGCGCTGCGGCGCCTGCCGCTGGCGCAGTTGCGCCTGGTGCTGCCGGTGCCGGGCCGGATCGCCGGCCTGGTCGGCCCGCCCGCAGCGCTGCCCGCGGCCCTGGAGGCGGAGCAGGCGATCGTGGTGACCGCCGCCGGGATCGCCGACCACACCCTCATCCCGGTCGTCTCCAGGATCGATCACCCCGGCGGCGGGGTCACCGCCGTCGGCTGGGACCGGTTCGACGCACCGCTGGGCACGCACGTGCCGCCGGCGGCGACCTCCGGCAGCGCCCGCGAGGAGCTGCTGCGCGTCCTGCGCCGGGTCGCCGACGGCAGCATCGACCTCGACCTGGTGCCCGACGAACCCGTCGAGCCGGCCCGGATCCCGCCCACCTGGGTCTCCACGGCGCTGCCCCGGCACGTCGACGCCGCTGCTGCGCACCTGCTGGTGCTCGCCGCGCGCACCGTGGCGCTGACCCGCTCCGAGATCGACGAGGGGCACGCCCAGACGATCCATCTCGCCGAGGCCCTCGCTCGACGAGGGCTGCTGGACGAGCTCCACGACGCCGCCCGCGCCGCCCTGGTCGAGGCGGTCGAGCGGATCGCGGCGGAGCCGAGCTGAGGGCGACGGCCTGATCAGGCTGGTCGGTCAGGCACGCTGGGCGATCACCGTGCGGTAGACGTCCAGGGTGCGCTCGGCGATCGAGGTCCAGGAGAAGTGCTCGGCCGCGCGACGGCGGGAGGCCTCGCCCATCTGCTTCGCCCGCTCGGGATCCGAGACCATCCGCACCAGCGCATCGCGCGTGTCCGCGATGAACCTCTCCGGATCGACCGGGGTGCCGGTGCCGTCGGTGACCTGCTCGATCGGCACCAGGTAGCCGGTCTCCCCGTCGGCCACGACCTCCGGGATGCCGCCGGTGGCGGAGGCGACCACCGGGGTTCCGCAGGCCATCGCTTCGAGGTTCACGATCCCCAGCGGCTCGTACACGCTCGGGCAGGCGAAGGCGGTCGCGTGGGTGAGGATCTGGGTGAGCTCGTGGCGGGGAAGCATCTCGGTGATCAGGTGGACGTTCCCGCGCTCGGCGGCCAGCTCGCCCACGAGCGTGTTCACCTCCTGGGCGATCTCGGCGGTGTCCGGGGCCCCGGCGCACAGCACCACCTGGTGGTCGGCGGGGAGGTCGCGGACGGCGCGCAGGAAGTACGGCAGGCCCTTCTGGCGCGTGATGCGGCCGACGAACACGATCGTGGGCGCGTCGGGGTCGATGCCGCGGGAGGTCAGCGCCGAGGTCTCCGGGTTCGGCGACCACTGGTCGATGTCGATGCCGTTGTGGACCACGTGCACCTTCGCGGGGTCGACCGTGGGATAGGCGCGCAGGATGTCCTCCCGCATGCCGCCGGAGACGGCGATCACCCCGGCCGCCCCGTCGTAGGCGGCGGCTTCGGCGAAGGAGCTGACGCGGTACCCGCCGCCGAGCTGCTCCGCCTTCCACGGCCGCAGCGGCTCGAGGGAGTGCGCCGAGAGCACGTGCGGGATCCCGTGCAGCAGCGAGGCCATGTGACCGGCGAAGTTCGCGTACCAGGTGTGGGAGTGGACCAGGTCCGCCCCGGCGCAGTCCGCGGCCATCAGCAGGTCGGTGCCCAACGTGCTCAGGGCGGCGTTGGTGCCCTCGAGCTCCGCCGGGGCCGAGTACGAGGAGGTCCCGGCCTCGTCCCGCTCGGCGCCGAAGGCGCGCACCTGCACCTCGATCTGACCGCGCAGCACGCGCGTCAGCTCGGCGACGTGCACACCGGCCCCTCCGTAGACCTCCGGCGGGTACTCCTTGGTGAGCAGATCCACGCGCATGGTGCCCTCCTCCTTCTGTTGTCCGTCCACAAGACCTGTCGTGGCGTGATGGGGGCCACTTCTGGACTATCCTCGCACCATGTCGTCCAAAAAGGTCCTCGCCATCGTCCTCGCCGGCGGTGAGGGGAAGCGGCTGATGCCGCTCACCCTCGACCGGGCAAAGCCCGCGGTGCCGTTCGGCGGCATCTACCGACTCATCGATTTCGCGCTGTCGAACATCGTCAACTCCGGCTACCTGCGGGTGGTCGTCCTGACGCAGTACAAGTCCCATTCGCTGGACAAGCACGTCGCCCAGACGTGGCGGATGAGCTCCCTGCTGGGCAACTACGTCGCCCCCGTCCCGGCGCAGCAGCGCATGGGCAAGCACTGGTTCCGCGGCTCCGCCGACGCGATCGCCCAGTCCCTGAACCTGATCCACGACGAGAAGCCCGAGTACGTGGTGGTGGTCGGCGCCGACAACATCTACCGCATGGACTTCTCGCAGATGCTGGACGCCCACATCGAATCGGGGAAGTCGTGCACGGTCGCCGGGATCCGGCAGCCGATCGAGCTCTCCGACCAGTTCGGGGTCATCGAGACCCACGCGTCGGACCCCACCACCATCAAGGCCTTCGTCGAGAAGCCGATGGTGACCGAGGCTCTGGCGGACGACCCCACCTCGATCCTCGCCTCGATGGGCAACTACATCTTCACCGCGGACGCCCTGGTCGACGCGGTCACCCGCGATGCCGAGGACGACTCCTCGAAGCACGACATGGGCGGCGACATCGTGCCGTCCTTCGTGGCCCGGCAGGACGCCGCCGTCTACGACTTCATCCACAACGACGTGCCCGGTTCCACCGATCGCGACCGGGACTACTGGCGCGACGTCGGGACCCTGGACGCCTTCTTCGACGCGCACATGGATCTGATCGCGATCCATCCCGTGTTCAACCTGTACAACGAGGAATGGCCCACCTACACCGGGAACCGAAACGTCCCGCCGGCGAAGTTCGTCCATGCCGGTCCCGGAGGCCGTGTCGGCTCGGCGGTCGACTCGATCATCTCGCCCGGGGTCGTGGTCTCCGGGGCCCAGGTCGCCACCTCCGTCGTCTCCCCGGGAGCCCGGCTGAACTCGTGGTCGACGATCTCGGAATCGGTGATCATGGACAGCGTCTCCGTCGGCCGCCACAGCCAGATCCACCGCGCGATCATCGACAAGAACGTCGTCGTGCCGCCGCGCACCCAGATCGGTCTGGACCCGGAGGAGGATCGAGCTCGCGGTTGGGTGGTCACGGAGTCCGGGATCACGGTGATCGGCAAGGGCACGGTCCTCGAGCCGTGAGCGCGGCACCCGCGCACGGCCCGGCGGTCACCGGGCTGCTCGTCTCCGACGTCGATTCCACCTTCCTGACCCAGGAGGTCATCGAGCTGGTCGCGGAGCACGCCGGCGTCCGCGACCGGGTCGAGGAGATCACCACCGCGGCGATGCGCGGGGAGCTCGACTTCGCCCAGTCGCTGCGCGCTCGGGTGGCGCTGCTGGCAGGGCTGGACGAATCGGTCCTCGCCGCGGTGCGCGCCGCGCTGGTGCCGACGCCCGGGGTGCTGGAGCTGGTGCGTCGGGCGACGGCCCACGGCTGGGTGGTCGCGCTGGTCTCGGGCGGCTTCCACGAGGTGATCGACGAGCTGGCCGCGGAATCAGGGGTCGATCACGTTCTCGCCAACCGCTTCGAGATCTCGGACGGGCGGCTGACCGGCCGGGTCTCGGGACCGATCATCGACGGCGCGGCCAAGCGGCTCGCGCTCGAGGAGTACGCCGCGACCTACGGGCTCCCGGCCGCCCGGATCGTCGCGGTGGGCGATGGCGCCAACGACCGTGAGATGCTGCGGGCCGCGGGCACCGGCATCGCCTTCCGGGCCAAGCCCGCCCTGCGCGAGGTCGCCGACGTGATCCTCGACGGCAGCTCGCTGCTGGCCGCGTGGCCCCACCTGGAGGCGGCCGCGGCCCGCTGAGGCCGGGGCGGAGGCGTCAGGGGCGCACGATGGTGTGCAGCCGCAGCGCGTCCTCGTCCAGCTCCGACCAGTGCGCGAGAGGGCCCGACAGGATGCCCATCCCGCCGGTGGGCATGCCCAGACGGGCCTGGGCGACGGAGCCCGCGTCGGACTCCTCGTCGGCGAGCAGGGAGGCCAGCGAGGACATCGTGGGCTCATGGCCGACGACCATCACCACGGCGTCGCCGTCGTCCACCTCGCGCAGCAGCGCCAGGACCTCCCCGGCTCCGCCGCTGTAGATGTCCTCGTGGACGGTGACGGTGCCGTCCAGGGCGGGCATCGCCGCGGCCATCGCCTCCCAGGTCTGGGTGGTGCGCAGCGCATCCGAGACCAGGACCCGCGCCGGGCGGACGTTCTGGGAGGCGAGGTACTCCCCCACCAGCTGCGCCTGGGATGCACCGCGATCGGCGAGCGGACGCTCGTGGTCCGGCTGTCCGGAGCCGCTGTCCGCCTTGCCGTGGCGCATCAGCAGGAGCAGACGACTGTCGGGTTCGGGGGATGACATCTCGGTGCGTTCACGCCTTCGTTCGGAGGTCTCGGGTCGATCCGCGATCGGGCTCAGTGTCCCATGCCCAGGCCGCCGTCGACGGGGATCACGGCGCCGGAGATGTAGGCGGCGTCGTCCCCGGCGAGGAAGGCCACCACCCGGGCGACCTCCTCGGGATCGGCGAAGCGTCCCGCAGGGATGGCCTTCAGATAGGTTGCCTGCAGGTCCTCGGACAGGGACTGGGTCATCTCGGTGTCGATGTAGCCGGGGGCCACGACGTTCGCCGTGATGCCGCGCGATCCGAGCTCGCGCGTCAGGGCGCGGGCGACGCCGATCAGACCCGACTTCGAGGCCGCGTAGTTGACCTGTCCCGGGGAGCCGTACAGGCCGACCACCGAGCTGATCAGGACGATGCGTCCCTTCTTCTTGCGGATCATGGACTTGATGACCCGCTTGACGGTGCGGAACGTCCCGGTGAGGTTGGTGTCCAGCACGGACTCGAAGGCGTCGTCGCTCATCCGCATCAGCAGCTGATCGTCGGTGATGCCGGCATTGGCGATCAGCACCTCGATCGGGCCGTGCTCCGCCTCGGCGGCCCTGATCGCGCCGTCGAGGCTCTCCCCGTCGGTGACGTCGGCCGCGACGGTCAGCGCGCCCTCGGGGCCGCCCTGTCCGGAGCGGCTGGTCACGGCCACCTTGTCGCCGCGACGGAGGAACTCCTCGGCGATGGAGCGGCCGATCCCGCGATTGCCTCCGGTGATCAGGACACTGCGCGGCTCGGGGGTGGCGTCGGACATGAAGGCTCCTTGAGGTGGGGACGGCGGGAGGACCGCGGGGCGTCGGGTGCGGCCCCGTGGACCCGTGTGCTCTACGATACGGGGCGAGACAGTGTGGGGAACCGTGGGGGAATCCCGCCCTCGAACGTCAGCCCTGGGAAGGTACTACGCAGATGGCATACCGCTTCAATCCTCCGCCGAACTGGCCCATCGAGGACCCGAACTGGACGCCGTACCCCGGCTGGCAGCCGGACCCCTCGTGGGGCCCCGCCCCCGAGGGCTGGAACTTCTGGGTCGAGGCCGAGGAGCCGGCTGCGGAGCCAGAGCAGCCGGCGCAGCCCGCAGAGCCCGCGGAGCCCGCCCAGGACGACGCGACGCGACTGGTCTCGACCGATCAGGCGAGCCAGGCAGCGGCCGAGGGCGCTGCACAGCCGCAGCAGCCGCTCGAGCCCGTGGAGGAGTCCTCGACTGAGCAGCCGCCGAGCGACAGCTCCGAGGTTCCCGACCACCGCGCGACCGGCCCCGCGGACGAGCCCGCGACCGGCGAGCAGCCGCCCTCGAGCATCGAACAGGAACCCGAGGAGTCCGACTCCTCCCAGCACACGCCGGGCGTCGCTGCGGCGGGCGTCGGCCTCGGCGCGGCGGCGAGGGACGACGCGGAAGACCACGACGCCACCCACGTCGCCGGCCCGGGCGAGCAGGAGCAGCCCGAACAGGCCGCCCCGGCGCCCGAGGCGCCCCAGGCGCCTGCGGGCGGCTCGGCCGAGACCTCCGAGTACCAGGGGCCGGACCTCGAGGCCGGGTTGGCCCAACAGGCGCCGTACGAGTCGGCCCGGCCCGTGGAGCCCGCTGCTCAGCAGGATGCGGGCTACGGGCAGGGCGGGTCGGCTCCGGACGAGGGCCAGGGGTCTCCGGCCCCCGGCTACGGACAGGCCCCTCCGGCCCCGGCCTACGGCCAGGCCGCAGGCGATCAGGGGTACGCGCAGGCATCCCCGGCTCCGGGATACGCGCAGGCATCCCCGGCTCCGGGGTATGGCCAGGGGTCCGCCTCGGACTACCCCGTGGGCCCCGGTTACGGACAGAGCCCCGGCACAGACTCCGGATGGACCGCGAGCACCGGCCAGGGCGAGCCGCCGAAGAAGGGCGCGATCGCACGGTTCTGGTGGGTCGGATGCATCGTCCTGTTCCTCGTGGCCGCCCTCATCGTCGCGGTCGTCGGGATCTTCCTCTTCACCCGCGGCGGCGGCGACACCGCCGAGGGCGATGGCTCGACCCCCACCAGCCAGGAGGAATCGGCCACCGAGGAGGAGAGCGCCACCGAGGAGGAGACCGCCACCGCGGAGGAGGCCCAGTCGCCGGACCCGACCACCGAGCTGCCCACGATCAGCGAATCCGCCGTCTCGAAGGACGTCGTCAGCGAGAACGGTGCGGGAACCGTCGCGGTGGACATGACGTGGGCGTCCGCCGAGGACCTGCCGAGCAGCTACGGCGGCACGGTCGAGGAGGCCCAGCACGGCCAGTACCTCGTGGTGACCTCGCAGGTGACCGTGACCGAGGGGACGATGGACTTCCCCTCGTTCTACTTCAGCGTCGTCACGCCGTACGGCGGCACCGTCGATTCGTCGTCCGAGACCTTCGGCCTGGCGAACTCGGGGATGGACTACGACACCTCCTACCAGTTCCAGAAGGGGGAGACCTACACGATCACCCAGCTGTTCGACATGGAGAAGTCCGGCGGCAACACGCTGGTCTACGACAACTACACCGACGTGTACAAGTGGGAAATCCCTGCGTGAGTGGGCAGTTCAACCCCCCGCCGAACTGGCCGGAGCCGCCTCGTGAGGGCTGGACCCCGCCGGAGGACTTCCGCCCCCACGCCTCGTGGGGGCGGGTCCCGGCAGGGTGGCGTCTGTGGACCCCGCGGACTCCCCTCGGCCACGGGCGAGCCCCGCTGCAGGATTCGGAGGACGTTCCCGCCAGCGGCGCGCGTCCGCGCCGGCGCGTTCAGACCTACCCGGTCGAGGTGCTCAATCCCGGGATGTGGACGCACAACCACCTCGAGGACGAGGATTACGGCTTCCCTCCCGTGAAGCCCGTGAAGAACCGACCCCGGCTGCGCCTCGGGGTCACCATCTCGGTGACCGCGGCGGGATTCCTGCTCGCCGCGCTGACCGCCGTGATGTTCGTGCTCCTGGTCGACTTCGCGATCGAGGACCTGCCCGGCATGCTCTCCGGGGCCCCTGGCTCCCTGGTCTCCGCCACCGTCGATCCTGGGACCGTGCCCGCGGCGCCGGATGCCGGATGACTCGACGTTCCGCCCGTTCTCGCGTCCTGCTCAGCCGCGAGACGCTGCTGGGGCTCCTGCTCGTCCTGCTCGCCTCGGCGATCTGCGTCGCCCTGGGCTTCTGGCAGTTCGGCCGCTTCGAGGGCAAGCGTGACGCGGCCGCGGTGATCGAGGCCAACTACGCCGCCGCACCCGTGCCGATGACCGAGGTGCTCCGGACGCCTGATGCGCCGCTGTCCCCCACGGATGACTGGACCCCGGTCGAGCTCAGCGGCAGCTACTGCACCGACCCCGATTGCGTGCTGTACGTGCGCAACCGGCAGCTCGGCGGCCACGTCGGCTTCTGGCAGCTGGTCCCGTTCAGAACCGACGACGGCTCCACCTTGCTGGTCAACCGCGGCTGGGTGAATTCTCAGGGCCAGCGCTCCGCCCCGGCCGACCCCCCTGCCGTGCCCGAGGGCGACGTGACCCTGACCGTGCGGCTGCGTCCCGCCGAGCCCGTGCTCGACCGGGAGATCCCCGAGGGCCAGGTGCACTCGGTGAACCCGCCCCAGATCGAGGGACTGCTGCCGGCCATGGACGGCGAGATGATCCGCCAGGCCTATGGAGACCTCGTCACGGAGGAGCCGTCCTCCCCGCGGCCGGCCGCCCTGCCCGCACCCTCCACGTCCCTCGGCCCCCACCTGTCCTATTCGGTGCAGTGGTGGATCTTCGCCCTGTTCTTCCCGGGCGCCCTGATCTACCGCACCCGGCGCGCGATCCAGGATCTCGAGGCCGAGGCCGAGGACGCCGATGCCGCCGACGATCCGGGAACCCGCCCGCGCCGCACCGCAGACCACCGTCCCCAGCGGCAGGCCCACAGCCGGCGCCGGGGGCCTGACGAGGAGGAAGAAGATGCACTCATCGACCACCCGGGCCGCTGACCGGCGCCGCCCACCCGCGAGCCGATTCCTGCCGGGTCCCCGGCCTCGCCGGATCGCCCACCGCGGTCTCGCCCTGGACGCCGCCGAGAACACCCTGGGTGCCTTCCAGGCCGCTGTGGCCGCCGGCGCGGGCATGCTGGAGACCGACACCCGCGCCACCGCCGACGGGCTCGCCCTCGCCGTCCACGACGAGGACCTCCGGCGGATCGCGGGCGATCCCCGCCGCATCGACGAGCTGACCGCCGCCGAAGCCGGGGCCGTCCGCCTGGCGGACGACGAACCGCTGGCGATGCTGGAGGACGTGCTGGACGCCTTCCGCGACGTCCCGGTCAACATCGACGTCAAGGCCCCCTCCGCCATCGGCCCGGCCGTCGCGGCGATCGCCCGCACCCGCAGCGCGGACCGGGTCTGCATCGCCGGGTTCGACGGCGCCGTGGTCCGTCGGACGGTCCGCACGGTGCAGGCGGCCACGGGCACCCTCCCGGT
Encoded proteins:
- a CDS encoding SURF1 family protein; its protein translation is MTRRSARSRVLLSRETLLGLLLVLLASAICVALGFWQFGRFEGKRDAAAVIEANYAAAPVPMTEVLRTPDAPLSPTDDWTPVELSGSYCTDPDCVLYVRNRQLGGHVGFWQLVPFRTDDGSTLLVNRGWVNSQGQRSAPADPPAVPEGDVTLTVRLRPAEPVLDREIPEGQVHSVNPPQIEGLLPAMDGEMIRQAYGDLVTEEPSSPRPAALPAPSTSLGPHLSYSVQWWIFALFFPGALIYRTRRAIQDLEAEAEDADAADDPGTRPRRTADHRPQRQAHSRRRGPDEEEEDALIDHPGR
- a CDS encoding glycerophosphodiester phosphodiesterase family protein, whose translation is MHSSTTRAADRRRPPASRFLPGPRPRRIAHRGLALDAAENTLGAFQAAVAAGAGMLETDTRATADGLALAVHDEDLRRIAGDPRRIDELTAAEAGAVRLADDEPLAMLEDVLDAFRDVPVNIDVKAPSAIGPAVAAIARTRSADRVCIAGFDGAVVRRTVRTVQAATGTLPVRSAGRGVMAAFLAARAVEAPDAVIGRLLAPYAALQVPMTYQDYPIVTPVNIAAAHRAGCEMHVWTVDDPATMRELLVTGVDGIITNRVDLLCELLDAA